In a genomic window of Lycium ferocissimum isolate CSIRO_LF1 chromosome 9, AGI_CSIRO_Lferr_CH_V1, whole genome shotgun sequence:
- the LOC132030007 gene encoding uncharacterized protein LOC132030007: MASTSTAYMATTTTFTSNLHNQIKQNPFFPNNYKNLFHPFSPRKNLKHPNFFKFPKMTLSNDYVGIGSFNPTRTNYSTSKFYKRMDSCLVIPPPKGKKPKAIIKFVGGAFIGAVPEVSYSYLLENLAREGYLIICVPYNVTFDHAQVARQVFERFHACFDSILASGLPDAGLSADEIVDLPLYSVGHSNGALIQALVGSYFCEKIPKANVIISYNNRPASEAVPYFEQLGLLVGQMVPVVSPVYSMAQSASGDALRVLLDTAGTVIPDYDPETVVSLTKFADQLPSVFGELAQGISEFKPRPSENLECFKNAYNVKRTLLVKFDLDSIDETDRLEEALKPRVESYGGKVEKIALTGNHITPCVQEPKWKVGAVYTPADAVAQVVKTISLNDTKGLCTTIVNWFSCLEE, from the exons ATGGCTTCTACTTCTACAGCTTACATGGCTACCACTACTACTTTCACTTCTAATCTTCataatcaaatcaaacaaaaccccttttttccaaataattataaaaatttgttCCACCCCTTTTCTCCTAGAAAAAATCTCAAGCACCCAAACTTCTTTAAGTTTCCTAAAATGACTCTCTCAAATGACTATGTGGGTATAGGTAGTTTCAACCCCACAAGAACAAATTACAGTACTTCTAAGTTTTACAAAAGGATGGATTCTTGTTTGGTTATTCCTCCACCAAAAGGTAAAAAACCCAAAGCTATAATCAAATTTGTTGGTGGTGCTTTTATTGGAGCTGTTCCTGAAGTTTCTTACAG TTATTTACTGGAGAATTTGGCGAGAGAAGGGTATCTGATAATTTGTGTGCCATACAATGTGACATTTGATCATGCCCAAGTGGCAAGACAGGTATTTGAGAGATTTCATGCTTGTTTCGACTCAATTTTAGCATCAGGATTGCCTGATGCTGGCCTTTCTGCTGATGAGATTGTTGATTTGCCACTCTACTCAGTTGGCCACAG TAATGGTGCTCTTATTCAAGCGCTTGTAGGAAGTTATTTTTGTGAGAAGATACCAAAG GCTAATGTTATAATATCATACAATAATAGGCCAGCGTCAGAGGCAGTGCCATATTTTGAGCAG TTGGGTCTTCTTGTTGGCCAGATGGTGCCTGTTGTATCTCCAGTGTATTCAATGGCTCAATCGGCTTCAG GAGATGCGTTGAGGGTGTTACTTGATACAGCTGGAACAGTCATCCCTGACTATGATCCAGAAACAGTTGTTTCATTGACTAAATTTGCCGATCAATTGCCTTCGGTATTTGGCGAG CTTGCTCAAGGGATATCAGAGTTCAAGCCAAGACCCTCTGAAAATCTTGAGTGTTTCAAAAACGCATACAATGTCAAGCGTACACTGCTG GTGAAGTTTGACCTTGACTCAATTGATGAGACAGATCGGCTTGAAGAGGCATTAAAGCCTCGCGTAGAATCTTATGGTGGAAAAGTTGAGAAAATCGCATTAACGGGTAACCACATCACACCATGTGTACAG GAACCAAAATGGAAAGTAGGAGCTGTATACACTCCAGCAGACGCTGTTGCTCAAGTTGTTAAGACTATTTCGTTAAATGACACTAAGGGCCTATGTACAACCATTGTCAATTGGTTCAGTTGTCTTGAGGAGTAA
- the LOC132030008 gene encoding rop guanine nucleotide exchange factor 14-like produces the protein MVIMKSRLACCTRDRELSIDFDENQRITTYDGLESILNSQLYDNQSVTSRGGGVTDSFDDDDSSSSSSNNAFGSFSSHWTTMMKRDDEWDFAPSPQHYYVKEKPAYTTQFSDVETMKEKFAKLLLGEDVTGGTKGVSTALALSNAITNLAASVFGELWKLEPLAEDGKRKWKREMEWLLSPTNHMIELVPAKQNGSNGQKLEIMTPKARADIHMNLPALQKLDSMLLEALDSMVNTEFWYTEVGSRAEGRSRSAGESKRWWLPSPQVPITGLSDPERNKLLNQGKLVNQIFKAATAINENVLSEMPVPTIIKDALPKSGRTSLGEDLYRILNAESTSADVRLNSLNIKSEHDALEAVNRLEAAVLAWKEKIEEHACGKSPARTSWSFLKDSISELDKTEVLLSRAESLLQQLKIKYPNLPQTFLNVTKIQYGKDVGCSILEAYSRVLLNLAFSILTRIGEILQEDILSNPNSPAASCHLPGVRIPGLSDSPVPIRVRHSLIDQMNKTDGRSYDSRRTNASDMSDIEFGESKVSSVTATPSRSRVWCIGKEACSSTSAENSP, from the exons ATGGTAATCATGAAGAGCAGACTTGCCTGCTGTACAAGAGATAGAGAGCTTAGCATTGACTTTGATGAAAATCAGA GAATTACAACATATGATGGCCTCGAAAGTATTTTGAACAGTCAGCTGTATGACAATCAGAGTGTCACTAGCAGAGGTGGAGGTGTTACGGATTCCTTTGATGATGATGACTCAAGCAGCAGTTCCAGCAATAATGCTTTTGGATCTTTCTCTTCTCACTGGACAACAATGATGAAGAGGGATGATGAGTGGGATTTTGCGCCAAGTCCGCAACATTACTATGTAAAAGAAAAACCTGCTTATACAACCCAGTTTTCAGATGTCGAaacaatgaaagaaaaatttgCCAAGTTGTTACTCGGGGAGGATGTGACTGGTGGAACCAAGGGGGTTTCCACTGCATTAGCACTGTCAAATGCCATTACAAATCTTGCAG CATCAGTGTTTGGAGAGCTCTGGAAATTGGAGCCACTTGCAGAGGATGGGAAGAGGAAATGGAAGAGAGAAATGGAGTGGTTGCTCTCTCCTACGAACCATATGATTGAGTTGGTTCCTGCTAAACAAAATGGTTCTAATGGCCAGAAATTGGAG ATCATGACTCCAAAAGCTCGTGCAGACATCCATATGAATCTTCCAGCGCTTCAAAAGTTGGACTCCATGCTTCTT GAAGCTTTGGATTCAATGGTTAATACTGAGTTTTGGTATACGGAAGTGGGTAGCCGAGCAGAAGGAAGAAGCAGAAGTGCTGGGGAGAGCAAAAGGTGGTGGCTTCCATCACCCCAGGTACCCATAACTGGGCTCTCTGACCCTGAAAGAAACAAATTGTTGAATCAAGGCAAATTGGTGAATCAAATATTCAAAGCAGCTACAGCTATCAACGAAAATGTCTTGTCTGAAATGCCTGTTCCAACAATCATTAAAGATGCACTTCCAAAG TCTGGCAGGACAAGTCTAGGGGAGGACCTTTACAGGATCCTGAATGCAGAATCAACATCCGCGGATGTGAGGCTCAATTCCCTTAACATAAAATCTGAACACGATGCCCTTGAAGCTGTTAACAGATTGGAGGCTGCAGTACTTGCATGGAAAGAGAAAATAGAAGAACATGCATGTGGAAAATCTCCCGCACGAACATCTTGGtctttcttaaaagattctatatCTGAACTGGACAAGACAGAGGTGTTATTGAGCAGAGCAGAATCTCTTCTGCAGCAACTCAAGATTAAATATCCAAACCTTCCTCAGACATTCCTCAATGTCACAAAGATCCAATATGGCAAG GATGTGGGGTGTTCAATTCTTGAAGCATATTCTCGGGTTCTATTGAACTTGGCATTCAGTATCCTAACTAGGATAGGCGAAATTCTGCAAGAAGACATTTTGAGCAATCCCAATTCTCCCGCGGCTTCATGCCACCTTCCTGGTGTAAGAATTCCAGGATTGTCAGATAGTCCTGTACCTATTCGTGTAAGGCATTCGTTGATTGATCAGATGAATAAAACCGATGGACGATCTTATGATTCTCGTCGTACCAATGCTTCTGATATGTCAGACATTGAGTTTGGTGAATCAAAGGTAAGTTCCGTAACTGCAACACCAAGCCGGAGTCGAGTGTGGTGCATAGGGAAAGAAGCTTGTAGCAGCACGTCTGCTGAAAATTCACCTTGA